Proteins from one Hemibagrus wyckioides isolate EC202008001 linkage group LG16, SWU_Hwy_1.0, whole genome shotgun sequence genomic window:
- the rab11fip1b gene encoding golgin subfamily A member 6-like protein 25 isoform X2, translated as MSLADQSLQFFPVSARVSVLRARGLRIKGKDGTNDTYTALQAGRETFRTPVAEKLAEPVWGGDDAAFIFTLPAESARTEQDGVPLQVRVFHRVPIGADKLLGLAVINVHELRQNGARENPQWFKLLNKAGKADKERGEVLLDIQFLKSSMSVSMIDLSDKSHSRLGKFKDKLKGKKKEGLSDSASAILPSVSQVLTDSEGEMDGEMEGESTKKKKNKLKSLFVPKSSMKRNSLSQSMSSLRTLPDKNSSISSSTSSGLNVESSEGKKKKKFSFLTHKRNGSTDSKASNQSDFTFGSANQNPPPQVDISINGSHVYRGQTQSEGVLEMEEEEEEEEEVENEEEEESWRRREEERKQLEEERRREVEEERKRKEKEEQLRKVEEEKERIRREREREEQSRRKEEEEKERMKVEREKEEHRRRMEEEEKERRRIEREKEEQKRRMEEEEKERTRMEREKEEERRRMEEEEEKERRIEREKEEQKRKMEEEERERRRMEREKEEERRRMEEEENERRRMEREREEQMRKMAEEKERTRMEEEEKERIRLEREKEEQRRRLEEEERERQRTEKEEQRRKLEEEEERMRMKREKEEQMRKLEEERKRKQEMEAEELRRKLAEENARKKAEEEEKMRIAEEERKKEEKKRVERERMMAEEKRIEMETRLANEKKAREEEERRIAEEKEKQWKEQVRVREEKERKRKEEEQERRNTEMEERKKKEKQMREEQERLKKEETVFEESVISQTSDFTRSARISNVKPRQHAVKPLSAAEKQRETHESRLTDNTQPKAKAVEAVMKGPYSQLTQTELISMALRQQEQISQRDARIQELEQYIDNLLVRVMEEKPSILMSLNTKNKSI; from the exons ATGTCTTTGGCGGATCAGAGTCTGCAGTTTTTCCCGGTAAGCGCGCGGGTGTCGGTGCTCCGGGCACGAGGCCTCCGGATCAAAGGGAAGGATGGCACCAATGATACCTATACGGCGCTGCAGGCTGGCCGCGAGACGTTCCGCACGCCGGTGGCGGAGAAGCTCGCGGAGCCGGTGTGGGGCGGGGACGATGCCGCCTTCATCTTCACGCTGCCGGCGGAGAGCGCGCGCACCGAGCAGGACGGCGTGCCCCTGCAGGTGCGCGTGTTTCACCGCGTCCCGATCGGAGCGGACAAGTTGCTCGGACTGGCCGTCATCAATGTGCACGAGCTCCGGCAGAACGGCGCGCGCGAGAACCCACA GTGGTTTAAGCTGTTAAATAAAGCTGGGAAAGCTGATAAGGAGCGCGGTGAGGTTCTGCTGGACATTCAGTTCCTGAAGAGCAGCATGAGCGTCAGCATGATCGACCTCTCCGACAAATCACACTCGCGCCTTGGAAAGTTCAAGGACAAACTGAAGGGCAAAAAGAAAGAGGGGCTGAGCGACTCGGCCTCCGCCATTTTGCCTTCGGTCAGCCAGGTGCTGACGGACAGCGAGGGAGAGATGGacggagagatggagggagagtcgacaaaaaagaagaagaacaaactAAAGTCTCTTTTCGTTCCTAAATCCAGCATGAAGCGTAACTCTCTGTCTCAATCCATGTCCTCGTTAAGGACACTTCCTGATAAAAACTCCTCCATCAGCTCGAGCACGTCGTCGGGCCTCAATGTGGAATCTTCAGAAG ggaagaaaaagaagaagttttCCTTTTTAACACACAAGCGGAACGGAAGCACAGACAGCAAGGCGTCCAATCAAAGTGACTTCACCTTCGGCTCGGCCAATCAGAATCCTCCGCCACAGGTTGATATTTCCATAAACGGCAGTCACGTTTACAGAGGACAAACCCAAAGTGAAGGAGTGCTGGaaatggaggaagaggaggaagaggaggaggaggtggagaacgaggaagaagaagagagctgGAGAAGACGGGAGGAAGAGCGTAAACAActggaggaagagagaaggagggaagttgaagaagagagaaagagaaaagagaaagaagagcagCTGAGAAAGGtggaggaggaaaaagaaaggataaggcgtgagagagagagagaggagcaaagtagaagaaaggaagaggaagaaaaagagaggatgaaggtggagagagagaaagaggagcaTAGGAGAAggatggaggaggaagaaaaagaaaggagaagGATTGAACGAGAGAAGGAAGAACAAAAGAGAAggatggaggaggaagaaaaagagaggacaaggatggaaagagagaaagaagaagaaaggagaaggatggaggaggaggaagaaaaagaaaggaggattgaaagagagaaggaagaacaaaagagaaagatggaggaggaagagagagagaggagaaggatggaaagagagaaagaagaagaaaggagaaggatggaggaggaagaaaatgagaggagaaggatggagagagagagggaagaacaAATGAGAAAGATGgcagaggagaaagaaaggacaaggatggaggaggaagagaaagagaggataaggttggagagagaaaaggaagaacAACGGAGAAGGctggaggaggaagaaagagagagacagagaacagagaaagaggaacagaggagaaagttggaggaggaggaagaaagaatgaggatgaagagagagaaggaagaacaGATGAGAAAGCtggaggaggaaagaaaaagaaagcaagagatgGAGGCAGAAGAGCTGAGGAGAAAGTTGGCAGAGGAGAATGCCAGGAAAAAGGctgaggaggaagaaaagatgagaaTTGctgaggaggaaagaaagaaggaagagaagaaaagagtgGAAAGGGAACGGATGATGGCGGAGGAGAAGAGGATAGAGATGGAGACAAGGTTGGCCAATGAGAAGAAAGccagagaggaagaagagaggcGAATagcagaagagaaggagaaacaaTGGAAAGAACAAGTACGAGttagagaagagaaagagcggaagagaaaagaagaggagcAGGAACGAAGGAATACAGagatggaagaaaggaaaaagaaggaaaaacagaTGAGGGAAGAGCAGGAGAGATTGAAAAAGGAAGAAACTGTATTTGAAGAGAGTGTCATCTCCCAGACCTCTGACTTCACTCGTTCAGCCAGAATCTCCAACGTTAAACCCAG GCAGCATGCAGTGAAACCCCTGAGCGCTGCAGAGAAACAGCGTGAAACTCACGAATCTAGATTAACCGACAACACACAGCCCAAAGCAAAG gctgtAGAAGCAGTGATGAAAGGCCCGTATTCTCAGTTGACACAGACTGAGCTGATCTCTATGGCTTTGCGGCAACAAGAACAGATTTCACAGCGTGATGCCAGGATCCAGGAGCTGGAGCAATACATCGATAACCTGCTGGTGCGTGTGATGGAGGAGAAACCAAGCATTCTGATGTCCTTGAACACAAAGAACAAATCTATCTGA
- the rab11fip1b gene encoding trichohyalin isoform X1: MSLADQSLQFFPVSARVSVLRARGLRIKGKDGTNDTYTALQAGRETFRTPVAEKLAEPVWGGDDAAFIFTLPAESARTEQDGVPLQVRVFHRVPIGADKLLGLAVINVHELRQNGARENPQWFKLLNKAGKADKERGEVLLDIQFLKSSMSVSMIDLSDKSHSRLGKFKDKLKGKKKEGLSDSASAILPSVSQVLTDSEGEMDGEMEGESTKKKKNKLKSLFVPKSSMKRNSLSQSMSSLRTLPDKNSSISSSTSSGLNVESSEGKKKKKFSFLTHKRNGSTDSKASNQSDFTFGSANQNPPPQVDISINGSHVYRGQTQSEGVLEMEEEEEEEEEVENEEEEESWRRREEERKQLEEERRREVEEERKRKEKEEQLRKVEEEKERIRREREREEQSRRKEEEEKERMKVEREKEEHRRRMEEEEKERRRIEREKEEQKRRMEEEEKERTRMEREKEEERRRMEEEEEKERRIEREKEEQKRKMEEEERERRRMEREKEEERRRMEEEENERRRMEREREEQMRKMAEEKERTRMEEEEKERIRLEREKEEQRRRLEEEERERQRTEKEEQRRKLEEEEERMRMKREKEEQMRKLEEERKRKQEMEAEELRRKLAEENARKKAEEEEKMRIAEEERKKEEKKRVERERMMAEEKRIEMETRLANEKKAREEEERRIAEEKEKQWKEQVRVREEKERKRKEEEQERRNTEMEERKKKEKQMREEQERLKKEETVFEESVISQTSDFTRSARISNVKPSVSVSAAVSQASMANTNPFLDDELDASIFSSVEERTAKKGRAPSPPQGPDFTFRGVPKQLSQLKEVSKRQAPQPPDMLKMTREAIVKESVDQAGLDQGERKERHHESKVLSVSQDDTQVDTNPFTFDEPVPVKHKGPAPKPRSGISVSEDKPTSVGKILTEGTVHLEEPGSVSSSRDNQPNWKLLSALTDITGEDDLTDELSRREEHREDIIEPESAKPNSPSWANQDLFPEPLVCRTDGLASMERPQKKSRAPLPPNKPKRTGDSSTQLQQPSLLNKTNFEQAQENASVYSMEKPANNTPSLFTVSSSTIATLADKSQVVESVETGSDSGSRILPWGKLVPNDAGEVREQVDSASVIRQHAVKPLSAAEKQRETHESRLTDNTQPKAKAVEAVMKGPYSQLTQTELISMALRQQEQISQRDARIQELEQYIDNLLVRVMEEKPSILMSLNTKNKSI; this comes from the exons ATGTCTTTGGCGGATCAGAGTCTGCAGTTTTTCCCGGTAAGCGCGCGGGTGTCGGTGCTCCGGGCACGAGGCCTCCGGATCAAAGGGAAGGATGGCACCAATGATACCTATACGGCGCTGCAGGCTGGCCGCGAGACGTTCCGCACGCCGGTGGCGGAGAAGCTCGCGGAGCCGGTGTGGGGCGGGGACGATGCCGCCTTCATCTTCACGCTGCCGGCGGAGAGCGCGCGCACCGAGCAGGACGGCGTGCCCCTGCAGGTGCGCGTGTTTCACCGCGTCCCGATCGGAGCGGACAAGTTGCTCGGACTGGCCGTCATCAATGTGCACGAGCTCCGGCAGAACGGCGCGCGCGAGAACCCACA GTGGTTTAAGCTGTTAAATAAAGCTGGGAAAGCTGATAAGGAGCGCGGTGAGGTTCTGCTGGACATTCAGTTCCTGAAGAGCAGCATGAGCGTCAGCATGATCGACCTCTCCGACAAATCACACTCGCGCCTTGGAAAGTTCAAGGACAAACTGAAGGGCAAAAAGAAAGAGGGGCTGAGCGACTCGGCCTCCGCCATTTTGCCTTCGGTCAGCCAGGTGCTGACGGACAGCGAGGGAGAGATGGacggagagatggagggagagtcgacaaaaaagaagaagaacaaactAAAGTCTCTTTTCGTTCCTAAATCCAGCATGAAGCGTAACTCTCTGTCTCAATCCATGTCCTCGTTAAGGACACTTCCTGATAAAAACTCCTCCATCAGCTCGAGCACGTCGTCGGGCCTCAATGTGGAATCTTCAGAAG ggaagaaaaagaagaagttttCCTTTTTAACACACAAGCGGAACGGAAGCACAGACAGCAAGGCGTCCAATCAAAGTGACTTCACCTTCGGCTCGGCCAATCAGAATCCTCCGCCACAGGTTGATATTTCCATAAACGGCAGTCACGTTTACAGAGGACAAACCCAAAGTGAAGGAGTGCTGGaaatggaggaagaggaggaagaggaggaggaggtggagaacgaggaagaagaagagagctgGAGAAGACGGGAGGAAGAGCGTAAACAActggaggaagagagaaggagggaagttgaagaagagagaaagagaaaagagaaagaagagcagCTGAGAAAGGtggaggaggaaaaagaaaggataaggcgtgagagagagagagaggagcaaagtagaagaaaggaagaggaagaaaaagagaggatgaaggtggagagagagaaagaggagcaTAGGAGAAggatggaggaggaagaaaaagaaaggagaagGATTGAACGAGAGAAGGAAGAACAAAAGAGAAggatggaggaggaagaaaaagagaggacaaggatggaaagagagaaagaagaagaaaggagaaggatggaggaggaggaagaaaaagaaaggaggattgaaagagagaaggaagaacaaaagagaaagatggaggaggaagagagagagaggagaaggatggaaagagagaaagaagaagaaaggagaaggatggaggaggaagaaaatgagaggagaaggatggagagagagagggaagaacaAATGAGAAAGATGgcagaggagaaagaaaggacaaggatggaggaggaagagaaagagaggataaggttggagagagaaaaggaagaacAACGGAGAAGGctggaggaggaagaaagagagagacagagaacagagaaagaggaacagaggagaaagttggaggaggaggaagaaagaatgaggatgaagagagagaaggaagaacaGATGAGAAAGCtggaggaggaaagaaaaagaaagcaagagatgGAGGCAGAAGAGCTGAGGAGAAAGTTGGCAGAGGAGAATGCCAGGAAAAAGGctgaggaggaagaaaagatgagaaTTGctgaggaggaaagaaagaaggaagagaagaaaagagtgGAAAGGGAACGGATGATGGCGGAGGAGAAGAGGATAGAGATGGAGACAAGGTTGGCCAATGAGAAGAAAGccagagaggaagaagagaggcGAATagcagaagagaaggagaaacaaTGGAAAGAACAAGTACGAGttagagaagagaaagagcggaagagaaaagaagaggagcAGGAACGAAGGAATACAGagatggaagaaaggaaaaagaaggaaaaacagaTGAGGGAAGAGCAGGAGAGATTGAAAAAGGAAGAAACTGTATTTGAAGAGAGTGTCATCTCCCAGACCTCTGACTTCACTCGTTCAGCCAGAATCTCCAACGTTAAACCCAG CGTGTCTGTCTCTGCAGCAGTTTCTCAAGCGTCTATGGCGAACACCAACCCCTTTTTGGACGACGAATTAGATGCCAGCATTTTTAGCAGTGTTGAAGAGAGAACTGCTAAAAAAGGACGTGCGCCATCACCTCCACAAGGGCCAGATTTTACCTTCAGAGGTGTTCCTAAACAGCTTTCCCAATTAAAAGAAGTCTCAAAACGTCAAGCACCTCAACCACCAGATATGCTGAAGATGACCAGAGAAGCGATTGTCAAAGAAAGCGTGGATCAAGCAGGTCTTGATCAAGGAGAACGGAAAGAGAGACATCATGAGAGCAAAgtcttgtctgtctctcaagATGACACACAAGTTGATACTAATCCTTTCACATTTGATGAACCAGTGCCTGTAAAACACAAGGGACCAGCACCAAAACCAAGAAGTGGGATATCTGTGTCTGAGGATAAGCCAACATCTGTTGGCAAAATCCTAACAGAAGGAACTGTTCACCTTGAAGAACCAGGAAGTGTTTCTAGTAGCAGAGATAATCAGCCGAACTGGAAACTGTTGAGTGCACTAACCGATATTACAGGTGAAGATGACCTTACTGATGAACTGTCAAGAAGAGAAGAACATCGGGAGGACATAATTGAGCCTGAGTCTGCAAAACCAAATTCTCCATCATGGGCCAATCAGGATTTGTTTCCAGAACCTCTGGTTTGCAGAACTGATGGATTGGCAAGCATGGAAAGACCCCAGAAGAAATCTAGAGCTCCTCTTCCTCCAAATAAACCCAAAAGAACTGGAGATTCTAGCACACAACTCCAGCAGCCATCTCTTCTAAATAAGACTAACTTTGAACAAGCCCAAGAGAACGCATCAGTTTATAGTATGGAGAAACCTGCAAACAACACTCCTTCATTATTCACAGTTTCATCCTCAACGATCGCTACACTTGCTGATAAATCGCAGGTTGTGGAGTCGGTGGAGACGGGTTCTGATTCTGGGTCTAGGATTTTGCCATGGGGTAAATTGGTACCCAATGATGCAGGTGAAGTAAGAGAACAAGTTGATTCCGCCTCAGTAATCAG GCAGCATGCAGTGAAACCCCTGAGCGCTGCAGAGAAACAGCGTGAAACTCACGAATCTAGATTAACCGACAACACACAGCCCAAAGCAAAG gctgtAGAAGCAGTGATGAAAGGCCCGTATTCTCAGTTGACACAGACTGAGCTGATCTCTATGGCTTTGCGGCAACAAGAACAGATTTCACAGCGTGATGCCAGGATCCAGGAGCTGGAGCAATACATCGATAACCTGCTGGTGCGTGTGATGGAGGAGAAACCAAGCATTCTGATGTCCTTGAACACAAAGAACAAATCTATCTGA